Part of the Nicotiana sylvestris chromosome 2, ASM39365v2, whole genome shotgun sequence genome, AACATCTAGGAGAAACCAGCAAATTGTGAAACATTACAAATACCAAAGTTCTCATCTTATTGACAtcataattactgatccaacctctggaATGAAAACCAAATCTTCTTTGAAGAATCTTTGTTCTTTTGATGTTTTTCTagctcttattgaacctaaaaatattaCTGAGGCTTTGCAGAATACAgactgggtgaatgcaatgcaagattaactcaaccaatttgagagaattggttccaagacccaaggacagatcagtaataGGCACAAAATGGGTCTTTAGAAATAAACTTGATAAaaatggaacagttacaaggaacAATGAAAGGTCGGTGGTTCAAGGATATAGTCAGGAGaagggcatagactatgatgagataTTTTCTCCTATTGTAAGATTGGAAGCAATTAGACTCCTAACCTTTGCTGcttacatggaattcactctccatTATATGGGTATCAAGAGTGCCTTCCTCAATGGTTATCTAAAAGAAGAAATGTTTGTTAAGCAACCTCCGAGATTTAAAAGCGAGGAATGTCCTGATCATGTGTACAAGCCTGAAAAGGCACTTTATGGGCTCAAGAAGGCTCCAAGAGCATGGTATTAAAGATTATCAAAGTTCATGCTTGTGCATGGCTACAAGAGCTAAAATTTACAACACTttattcttgaaggaaaaaggtaaagatctcTTGGTAGTtcagatatatgttgatgatataatctttggagcaactactgataagctaagtaaagaatttgctaaactaatggggagtgaatttgaaatgagtatgatgggtgagctagATTTCTTTTTAGGCTTACAAAATGAAACAAAATTTAAATGGAACTATGATCCATCAGTAGAAGTATGTAAAATAGTTActtaaaaggtttaaaatggaATATTCTAAAGAAATTGACACTCTTATTACAACAGCCATAAAATTGGATATAAGTGAACTTGGTTCAACTATTGAATAGGGGAATGAGTGGCTCGTTGCTTTATCTCATTGCTAGCAGACTTGACATTGTCTTCAGTGTAGGCCTTTGTGCTagatttcaggcaaatccaaaggagtctcacttgactgctgtcaagaggatCTTGAGATACCTAAAAGGCACCATTGACCTTTGTCTATGGTATctaaaaggtagtaatttcaaccTAGTGGGATATGCTGATGTTGATTATGCAGATTTTATTGTGCATAgtaagagcacctcaggtatggcacactttcTCGGCTCATATCTTGTGTCTTCGGTCACCAAAACGCAAAATTATGTGGCCTTAcctactgctgaagctgagtatgttgttgctgccACATGTTATGCTCAATTGTTGTAGATCAAACAACAATTAATGGATTTTGGAATTGACGTGGATTGTATCCCCATATTTTATGATAACACTAGTGCAATTAGTATGACCACGAACccagttcatcataagagaactaagcgCATAGATGTTAGGCATTATTTTTTGAGGGACAATTATGAGAAGGGtttgatcattgtggaattttgtgctactgagaAGAAAATAGCTGACATCTCCATAAAAGCTctaagtagagatcactttgaaaggaacacgttagaattagggatgacaAAGATTACCTAAAAGAACCTATTCTATCTCAAAAAAATTGGTTAGAAACATTGTGAATTTGTGTACATAATTAGGTTAGATTTTGCTCAGTATCATACTTTCATTAGTTTACTCATGTGCCATGTGCTGaaatgactcattaatctctaataatattatctttattttcttaGAAAATTCAGAGTTACATGAGAGATTTttcagtgaagaacctggttcgtCGAGATTATTTGGTACATATTCTCCACTCTACATATTGTGAAATAATTATTTTTGGATCATGATTAAGAGAAGAGTCCCATTTAATCCAAAATTCATTTGTACTATCCCGTTACAAAAATAGACCAGTTTTGTTCAAAAGAGGAGTCTAAATGTATGCAGCAAAATCAGGGGGGCCAATTTCTTACTATTAGTTCATTTTAGAAGAATACCTCGAGGATGCGAAGCTATGACCGAGTTCCCTCATTCgaagctcgtcgaggcccgacctaAAGGGGATACCGATCAAGGTTAGAGTAAAAATGGGGATTTCCCAAGGCGCGTgactaagtctgacaaagccggcctATTCGGAGCCTATATCAAGGTGTCGCATCTAGCCATCCCATCcccatacctttacaattaatgcatttgtaATATGTTGGATTTCCTCTCCTacataaaggggatccttaccaCTTTGTAAAGCATTTTTGtggctccaactattctacacaacataaataacaactctctctcccTTTTCTCTAACATATCCTCCCGATATTACTGCTATAGTTTATTactttcacacttgttcttcgtttattgcttgtcattggacataaagagcctcccttaattatatcctaactattagccctttcccgattatccccgatagcccgagcccaggcatcgacctcgaggcccctcgtCGGTCAGTCCGAGGCAAAAATAGCTAACCCCTCAGTTTGATTATAATTccattttagcttgcatttcatcttttatcttcacatatctagaATCTACTACtttacaactagcataaaaatagatcacgtatttttagagtcccatcaaaaaatttaattgtaattaccattttcacggtaaacagtttggcgcccactatgggaaaaaaaaagaggtattattttcttgctagtttctttacacaacacaagttatctttcacgctttttcttgtccaagatcttcgatttcaggtcaaaatgtgaAAATGCTCGAAGACTTGACCAAAAGGATgaaatcgggcgagaaaatgatagcaccCAACGAttagaaggtcgagacctacaactccaaggTCGACCAGATCTTAGGcccacccccggtcctgaagggtgtagattcgaagaagttcatacaaagttCGTTCCCCGAAGAAGCAGCCCctaaacccattccaaagaagttcagaatgctggaaatcccaaagtacaacgggacctcagaccctAATGAACATGTTATTGCTTACACTTGCGCGGTAAATGGCAGTGATATAAAGAACGATGAGATTAAGTTCGTATTGGTGAAAatgttcggggaaacactctcgaagggggccatgatgtggtgtcacaacctagctcccaactccatagattcatttgccatggtAGAaaactccttcataaaggcacacgtcggtgccatcaaagtagcaacaaggaagtccgacgtatTCAATATTAAGCAGAGGGGGAATGAAATGttgcgagaattcgtatctcgcttccaaatggaaAGAATGGAACTATCCccggtctccgacgactgggcagtgcaggccttcactcaaagcctgaatgaacgaagctaaGTGGCCTCAAGGCGGCTGGAAGAGAATTTGATCAACTATCCGCCAAAACCTGGTCGAACGTCCACAATCGGTGTCAGTCAAAGATCGAGATCGGGGATGAACAGTTGGGAGAcctctcgggctcagtatacctgAGAAGACTCCTAGCAAAGAAGTCGAAACCGAATAGAGAGAGGTATCGACCGTACCTCAAAGATTGGAGGAATGCCCCGAGATGCAATCCGCCTCATGACGATCGATTGGTAAACCACGGACGAAACCCTCATGAACTCATCAATAGAGGCGGATTCGGCGGGGACACGGGGCCAACAGGGTCACCTCGCCTATCAAAATGCAACTTCAGTGTCGATGTATTAGACATCATattcgccatcagcaaaatcaggaATGCCAAATGGCCCAGGCCTGTCCAGTCGGATCTTTCCTAGAAGGATCACAACTTAGTATGTAAACTTCATAATATGCACGGCCAATAAGAACGAAGCAAATAAGCCACAACATGATTATCCACAAGATATTGAGAGGCGTCGACACTCCCTAGGAACCCGTGATAAGAAGGACAAAactatccatcactagagaaaaatgAACTCGGGGATACGTACCTGAAGTTGCCATCGCATTCAGAGAGGGGGACTCTGAAACCTTGTCCCAACAAcgtaacgatgcactggtaaccTTTTTCCTCGTTAattcatttcaaataaaacatgtgctcgtggatccaagtagctcggccaacattatcggGTTGTGGGTAatagagcagctcagactgctaGACCAAATCATGCCCGCCTCTCGAATCCTTAACGGATTTAACAGGGTGATCAAAACAATGAAAGAAGAGACCATTCTCTCAGTTAGCATGGCCGGCGCGGcccaaaacaccaaattccatgtcatctaAGGAGACATGAGATATAACC contains:
- the LOC138885535 gene encoding secreted RxLR effector protein 161-like, giving the protein MEFTLHYMGIKSAFLNGYLKEEMFVKQPPRFKSEECPDHVYKPEKALYGLKKAPRAWGMSGSLLYLIASRLDIVFSVGLCARFQANPKESHLTAVKRILRYLKGTIDLCLWYLKGSNFNLVGYADVDYADFIVHSKSTSGMAHFLGSYLVSSVTKTQNYVALPTAEAEYVVAATCYAQLL